In the Candidatus Delongbacteria bacterium genome, one interval contains:
- a CDS encoding response regulator transcription factor, with translation MNIKALIIDDDESLQKLLCKYFNSYNIDTFSHYTGLDVEQKIEEVKPDIIILDYMLPGNDGIDVLKIIRKKLSIPVIMLTARGDEMDRILGLELGADDYIGKPFNPREIVARIKAVLRRVPKNENQTDNSEEVITVDNIVLNQKTLRLSKGEKQEELSLTEFKIIHVLMSRAGMVFSRDELMNFARGRDATAFDRSIDMHISKLRSKLVSIGDDKDRIKTSWGSGYMFLKQI, from the coding sequence ATGAATATAAAAGCTTTGATAATCGATGACGATGAAAGCCTCCAAAAACTTTTATGTAAATATTTCAACTCTTATAATATTGACACCTTTTCACATTATACAGGACTAGACGTAGAGCAAAAAATTGAAGAAGTAAAACCAGATATTATTATTTTAGATTATATGCTTCCAGGGAATGATGGTATAGACGTCCTAAAAATCATCCGTAAAAAACTTTCTATCCCAGTAATCATGCTAACAGCTCGTGGCGATGAAATGGATAGAATTTTGGGATTAGAGCTTGGAGCTGATGATTACATCGGAAAACCATTCAATCCGAGAGAGATTGTAGCGAGAATCAAAGCCGTTCTTAGAAGAGTTCCAAAAAATGAAAACCAGACCGACAATTCAGAAGAAGTTATTACTGTAGATAATATAGTTTTAAATCAAAAAACATTAAGATTATCTAAAGGTGAAAAGCAGGAAGAATTATCATTAACAGAGTTTAAAATAATTCATGTTCTAATGAGTAGAGCTGGAATGGTTTTTTCTAGAGATGAGCTGATGAATTTTGCCAGGGGTAGAGATGCCACTGCTTTCGATAGAAGTATTGATATGCATATCAGCAAATTACGATCAAAATTAGTTTCAATTGGTGATGATAAAGACAGAATCAAAACCAGTTGGGGTTCAGGATATATGTTTCTAAAGCAAATTTAG